Proteins encoded by one window of Sardina pilchardus chromosome 7, fSarPil1.1, whole genome shotgun sequence:
- the LOC134087279 gene encoding uncharacterized protein LOC134087279 isoform X2: MFQRLSSLFFGEVEDVSAELKGPNPCVSDADEEGWLMVSLPENDERVMLGEGGAEAPSIAQSLPNSECLRAGSEHDPVTPLPAPCGPSQLPSGGRRRTKASRARVAALPSPLQPNPTATASSSSPSSSSSPICHAPSSSSSSSAGLVGVSGALPSSAHRPRGSAPVSPGSWSDCSGGSSGGLERCAMDESWFVTPPPCFTAEGATAETSPMEDLLIEHPSMSVYVSPGNLSMVDESSASLAGSVRMAESASAALPAPRTNLPPRVTRGAAAQAGALAKVSQVSRVQRSKARVERRQLARNRVQRQNRTREQLPRHAAHARKSFLHQPCQRNICH, encoded by the exons ATGTTCCAGCGGCTCAGCAGCCTGTTCTTTGGAGAGGTAGAAGATGTGTCTGCCGAACTCAAGGGACCCAATCCATGTGTGAGCGACGCCGATGAGGAGGGATGGCTCATGGTCAGCCTGCCAG AGAATGACGAGCGCGTGATGCTGGGGGAGGGTGGAGCCGAGGCGCCCTCGATAGCACAGTCCCTGCCCAACAGTGAGTGTCTGAGGGCCGGGTCGGAGCATGACCCCGTGACCCCCCTCCCCGCTCCCTGCGGCCCGTCCCAGCTGCCTAGCGGCGGTCGCCGCAGGACTAAGGCTAGCAGGGCGCGAGTGGCggcccttccctcccctctccagccGAACCCCACCGccactgcctcctcctcctctccttcctcttcctcctctcccatttgccatgccccctcctcctcctcctcctcctcggccggGTTAGTAGGTGTGAGTGGTGCGCTGCCCAGCTCCGCCCACCGCCCCCGTGGCTCTGCGCCCGTGTCGCCTGGCTCCTGGAGCGActgcagcggcggcagcagcggtggGCTGGAGCGCTGCGCTATGGACGAGAGCTGGTTTGTCACCCCTCCCCCCTGTTTCACTGCAGAGGGAGCCACGGCCGAGACTAGCCCCATGGAGGACCTGCTCATCGAGCACCCCAGCATGTCCGTCTACGTCTCCCCCGGAAACCTGTCCATGGTGGACGAGAGCTCCGCCAGCCTAGCAGGCAGCGTCAG GATGGCGGAGTCGGCTTCAGCGGCTCTCCCTGCCCCCCGGACCAATCTGCCCCCGCGGGTGACTCGAGGGGCGGCTGCCCAGGCCGGCGCGCTGGCCAAGGTGAGCCAGGTGTCCCGCGTGCAGCGCTCCAAGGCCCGCGTGGAGCGCCGCCAGCTGGCCCGCAACCGTGTCCAGCGCCAGAACCGCACCCGCGAGCAGTTGCCCCGCCACGCCGCGCATGCCCGCAAGAGCTTCCTGCACCAGCCGTGCCAGCGCAACATCTGCCActaa
- the LOC134087279 gene encoding tumor protein p53-inducible nuclear protein 2 isoform X3: protein MFQRLSSLFFGEVEDVSAELKGPNPCVSDADEEGWLMVSLPEGATAETSPMEDLLIEHPSMSVYVSPGNLSMVDESSASLAGSVSRMAESASAALPAPRTNLPPRVTRGAAAQAGALAKVSQVSRVQRSKARVERRQLARNRVQRQNRTREQLPRHAAHARKSFLHQPCQRNICH, encoded by the exons ATGTTCCAGCGGCTCAGCAGCCTGTTCTTTGGAGAGGTAGAAGATGTGTCTGCCGAACTCAAGGGACCCAATCCATGTGTGAGCGACGCCGATGAGGAGGGATGGCTCATGGTCAGCCTGCCAG AGGGAGCCACGGCCGAGACTAGCCCCATGGAGGACCTGCTCATCGAGCACCCCAGCATGTCCGTCTACGTCTCCCCCGGAAACCTGTCCATGGTGGACGAGAGCTCCGCCAGCCTAGCAGGCAGCGTCAG CAGGATGGCGGAGTCGGCTTCAGCGGCTCTCCCTGCCCCCCGGACCAATCTGCCCCCGCGGGTGACTCGAGGGGCGGCTGCCCAGGCCGGCGCGCTGGCCAAGGTGAGCCAGGTGTCCCGCGTGCAGCGCTCCAAGGCCCGCGTGGAGCGCCGCCAGCTGGCCCGCAACCGTGTCCAGCGCCAGAACCGCACCCGCGAGCAGTTGCCCCGCCACGCCGCGCATGCCCGCAAGAGCTTCCTGCACCAGCCGTGCCAGCGCAACATCTGCCActaa
- the LOC134087279 gene encoding uncharacterized protein LOC134087279 isoform X1: protein MFQRLSSLFFGEVEDVSAELKGPNPCVSDADEEGWLMVSLPENDERVMLGEGGAEAPSIAQSLPNSECLRAGSEHDPVTPLPAPCGPSQLPSGGRRRTKASRARVAALPSPLQPNPTATASSSSPSSSSSPICHAPSSSSSSSAGLVGVSGALPSSAHRPRGSAPVSPGSWSDCSGGSSGGLERCAMDESWFVTPPPCFTAEGATAETSPMEDLLIEHPSMSVYVSPGNLSMVDESSASLAGSVSRMAESASAALPAPRTNLPPRVTRGAAAQAGALAKVSQVSRVQRSKARVERRQLARNRVQRQNRTREQLPRHAAHARKSFLHQPCQRNICH, encoded by the exons ATGTTCCAGCGGCTCAGCAGCCTGTTCTTTGGAGAGGTAGAAGATGTGTCTGCCGAACTCAAGGGACCCAATCCATGTGTGAGCGACGCCGATGAGGAGGGATGGCTCATGGTCAGCCTGCCAG AGAATGACGAGCGCGTGATGCTGGGGGAGGGTGGAGCCGAGGCGCCCTCGATAGCACAGTCCCTGCCCAACAGTGAGTGTCTGAGGGCCGGGTCGGAGCATGACCCCGTGACCCCCCTCCCCGCTCCCTGCGGCCCGTCCCAGCTGCCTAGCGGCGGTCGCCGCAGGACTAAGGCTAGCAGGGCGCGAGTGGCggcccttccctcccctctccagccGAACCCCACCGccactgcctcctcctcctctccttcctcttcctcctctcccatttgccatgccccctcctcctcctcctcctcctcggccggGTTAGTAGGTGTGAGTGGTGCGCTGCCCAGCTCCGCCCACCGCCCCCGTGGCTCTGCGCCCGTGTCGCCTGGCTCCTGGAGCGActgcagcggcggcagcagcggtggGCTGGAGCGCTGCGCTATGGACGAGAGCTGGTTTGTCACCCCTCCCCCCTGTTTCACTGCAGAGGGAGCCACGGCCGAGACTAGCCCCATGGAGGACCTGCTCATCGAGCACCCCAGCATGTCCGTCTACGTCTCCCCCGGAAACCTGTCCATGGTGGACGAGAGCTCCGCCAGCCTAGCAGGCAGCGTCAG CAGGATGGCGGAGTCGGCTTCAGCGGCTCTCCCTGCCCCCCGGACCAATCTGCCCCCGCGGGTGACTCGAGGGGCGGCTGCCCAGGCCGGCGCGCTGGCCAAGGTGAGCCAGGTGTCCCGCGTGCAGCGCTCCAAGGCCCGCGTGGAGCGCCGCCAGCTGGCCCGCAACCGTGTCCAGCGCCAGAACCGCACCCGCGAGCAGTTGCCCCGCCACGCCGCGCATGCCCGCAAGAGCTTCCTGCACCAGCCGTGCCAGCGCAACATCTGCCActaa